In Acomys russatus chromosome 13, mAcoRus1.1, whole genome shotgun sequence, the genomic stretch GTCCaagcttttattttcctgatatCCAGCCATAATTATCAACATTTTGTCAGACGTTAGGAAAACAGCTTCAGAGCAGAAAATAATAGGTGGATAGGTGCAGTAAGGGACGTACTGTTGAGAACTTCTACTTCAAGTATAGTTTAGAAGGCCTACTGTTGTCTTGGAAATCAAACAATAGCTTGTGGGATTTAATAAGTTTGCACCTAGTACAAAAATATATTCTTCCCAGTAGTAAATCCTTCAATGTTGTAAATTTATCAACTGTGCTGGTTAGTTCTTGTCAATCTGGCACAAATCCAGAGATATCTAGAAAACCCCTCTTGCAAAATTGCCTCCATACTATTAGTCTGGTTGCTAATTGGTGTAGGAGGACACAAACCACTCTCAGAAGTAGAATCCCTAAGCATGTGTGTATAAGAAaggtggctgagcaagccacagggaggaaGCAGGTAAGCAGCATTcatctgtggcctctgcttcaactcctgccctggcttctcttcatCATAGGTTGTAACCTCTAAgagaaaataaaccctttcctgctgatgttgcctttggtcattgtttttatcacagcaactgaaaccAAActgaatatgttttatttctcctAAATAATCTAGACAACTTTTGATTTATAAATAATCTTAATGATACGCATGAAGTTCTCTGTGAGCAGTGTCCTCAGCAACCACAGAGGCTGATCTTCCTTTACAACATGTCTGGGTTCAGAAACACCTGGGAGACGCACACTGTTCACGTCTGTGAGGTGTTTTCCCAGGAGGCCTCCCAGAATAGGAAAGACCCATTGTGAATGGCTTGTGTACTGGGTTcagtacaaagaaaaatgagaaagtctGGTAAGCATCAGTGTTCACCTCTCTCAGCTACTTGATGGGTGATGCAGTGTGACTGCATCACACTCCTACCATCAGGACCACCCTGAATGACAGACGGTATCACTTCAAACTGAAagccagcaagaaaaaaaattcctccatTACCTTGAATTtgtcatatatatttcatatattttaccaatataaaaacagaaactaatTCACACAACACACCAGTTTTCATTATCTCTTCAActacaaaatatttattcatggACAGGTAATATAGCATATCCAACCATAAATCATGTCTTAagtaaaaaacttttaaatatggTGAAATTGATAACTTGTGCCCTACAGTTCACTGGCTGTATGgatatgtttgtttttctcaaaacaatGATGGAATATACAAGTGAGCTACACACTTTAAAATAGTACTTTAATAAAACATCATGTGCAAGGTTTTCTCTGCAAGGCATAGGGGACAGCTACCCACTGATACACTAGAGGGAGTGTTCGCTTGTGCAAGAAGTAAAAGTTTGTGTGGGAAACATTGTAAACCAAACAcaaccaaaaagataaaatatgtattttaaagtgaGCCATGATTAATTTTCACTCATCTcatatagcaaaaaaaaatctgtcttttaattatataaatcatAGGTTTAATTGTCATTTAAGTGTTTGAAACTCTCTGATGTACCAAGTGCCCTGGATTACATGTCTACTAAAcagatttccttctctttccaaaCACATTACTGATCAGTTTGGCCACTGATTTAGACCCACTGGGTCTCCTCTTCTCCTTGTGTTTGAAGATCATCAGAATGTCTTTGATGAGTCTGAGAAACGTCACCTCGACCTCCAGGGACTGCTCTGCCGCAGACAGTTCACAGAATTGGCAGTGGAAATCTATCGCTAGCTCTTGCCCTTCTTCCCAGCCAACCTCTCGTACGTGGCAGAGGTCTTGCTTGTTGCCAACTAAAACCACAGCTGGTTCCACCACCCTGAAACACAATGGGTAACTTTGTCAAGATGGGttcagcaactcttttttttttttaaagggcaagtATATAATCAAAGGACAGAGTTCAAAGTAGGTCCCAGAAGGTGTTATGTCTATGGTCATAGCCATATGTGTGCTTAGAGACACATATCCACACAGCTACAAAGCCATTTTCcacatagtaaaataaataacataaacaaGGATCTCAAAGATTAGTGTTTGGAGCAGCCTGGAAGTGTTCTTTATTTGGGGATAAGTATAGCAACCAGGGATGGCTGTAGTCTTTCCCACTTTGTCTCTTTATGTGCGAAGCTAAATAGGAAAATGGTCCCCATCACAGAACGGCAAGGTTCTACCTCAATCGAGGCCCAGAAACCTGGAGACTAATGACACAGATTGGCCATTCAGAACCCTGGGCTACCTAAAATCCAtcattccttaattttttttctactaggTACTGTGTCACACTATACAAAAGTGACTAATTAGTTGTCATTTAAAGAACTATAATAAAGACATGTAAGAAACCACAGTAATAAGATAGAAATCTTTAAGCTCCACACAATTATACCATCATCTTAGACATTATGAGCAACCCTGATAAAAACCTATAGAACCACTCATGTCAGCATTTGAACAAAAATGAACACTTTAAATGAGAGAtgctcaaacaataaaaagagaggaaattaaacaacaactCTCTAAATATAGctgtcttccttctgtgtctgtgtgccaagGCAGTGTACAGAAAGGTGTTGACCACATTTTTATCTTAGCGGTAAAAGTGGGGAAAAAGTATATCCCCACCCTTATCCTTTGTAGATGGTTGACCCTTCAGTCTACTTTCGCTGTGGCATCCTGGGTAACTCAGTGATGAGAAGCTGGATGACACAGGAAACCAAACGTAATAAATCTGGATTTGTTTAGATCCTTAACATTTTCATAGGATGAAAAGAAAAGTGGAAGCCTGAAGCGTCTGCTGTACAAGGGAGCATTATTTTGCTAGTGAGTGTCATGTTAACAGTAGAACCTGTCTTGTAAAATGGCCATTTGCTCAGGGCAAGTAACTGTTTATGTCGGCCAGGGTATAAAGAATCTCATCCAAGTCCTTTTACTACGTATGTAACTCCTGTGGAATGCGAAGGGGAATTGTTCAGGGCTGTTAAATTTTGTAATTGGAAGTCTGTATTAAATTCTTCCTAATGATTCACACAGCAGGAAGATGATTTACTAAAGACGGAAGGAGACGGGAATGAAATGCCTTACCTTCTACAGGGAGTAGTCGGTGGCTCCCGAATTCTGTAAATCAGGCCCtttgcaaaagcaaaggaaggcCTGTCGCTGATGTCGTACACAATCACAAAGCCATCTGCCCAGTGCAGCTCACCCGTCAGGGAGAATTTTGCTCTCTGTGGCTGTAAATGAACCAAGTGAATTGAAGATATCCCACAGCAGAGTTCTAAGCCTCACTTAATTAATAGTTACCCGTTTCAATAAGGCCAAAGAGCAATTTCTAAAGTGTGATTTCATCGTTCCTCTGTTTTACTCACATCATTTGTTtcttaaacatgtgtgtgtgtgtgtgtgtgtgtgtgtgtgtgttatttcaaTCACTTTACAACTTTTCtgtaagaaaacatttatttttaaagaatttcatatGATGCCTTTTAAAGTAATATTCACAAATTTGTCTTGAAAATGGTATTAATTAATGaagtctctgtcctgtctctttctgtctctgtctctccctctctccctctctcgctctctctctgtctctctctctctgtctgtctctgtctctctgtctctctgtctctctctctctccctctctttcagtgtgtgtgtctgtgtgtgtgtgtgtgtgtgtgtgtgtgtttctgtgcctgtgtgtctgtgtggtctgtgtgtagGCATATTTGGATGTGGGTATGAATGTTCCTGTGTGAGTATCCGCACATGCTTGGCAGGGCAAGCACTTAGAGGCCTCAGAACAGCCTCAGAGGCTGGTCTTCCTTTTCCATCCTGAGCTTTTGTTATGGACAACAGGCCGGATGGCACATaaacttcctgtctcctcccatcAAACCTAGGAGTGCTGAAAGTATACAGTGCCTCCCTCTTCATGGATTCTAGGAATCCAAACTCAAGTGCTAATGATAGCATGGCAggtactttatccactgagccatcactatGTCTATCTATTTTAATGGTAAAATCAAACACAAGAAAGTGAAAGCTTTACAAAGTTTatctaaaaaaatgtttatatgatAATTTA encodes the following:
- the Rergl gene encoding ras-related and estrogen-regulated growth inhibitor-like protein yields the protein MGDVKLAVLGSKGTGKSALTVRFLTKRFIGEYASNFESIYNKHLCLEGKQLNLEIYDSCSQPQRAKFSLTGELHWADGFVIVYDISDRPSFAFAKGLIYRIREPPTTPCRRVVEPAVVLVGNKQDLCHVREVGWEEGQELAIDFHCQFCELSAAEQSLEVEVTFLRLIKDILMIFKHKEKRRPSGSKSVAKLISNVFGKRRKSV